The Oncorhynchus tshawytscha isolate Ot180627B linkage group LG12, Otsh_v2.0, whole genome shotgun sequence genome includes a window with the following:
- the LOC112263635 gene encoding cartilage intermediate layer protein 1 isoform X3 translates to MCCLSTWALLLALGVTTTAQDNYEWTTWFNVDHPGGRGDYEQLDAIRFYYRARVCDAPWALEARTTDWISARNTGEKIHADPNLGFWCANAEQAPGRNCSNYAVRFLCPKGQSGNTGSEGSQDAWGPWSDWSHCAAKCGQVAMQVRSRKCQSQPKQWDKQCSGPTVEGRACKGPECPGTGCTLHCEMGRVNAECDACMCQDHIILGSVRSAGGLPAPGATILRFGPSSKLLTLTDHNGHFRVPGICPDGNTTLTIQLRNHAPHTVTVPHSTEHTSVLSIMLKRAEKLHVVKNPENKARREGQTAALCCKVGGSPEPEEYQWFHNGSLLDRKQLNYDSTLVLRNLSMEQTGEYYCRASNQAGAIKSKPAIVTVLGKDQPSCNPKPESYLIRLPHDCYQNSSDSLYYDVGKCLSGTCAGQLDNGIRCKDSVAYCCGVAKMEEKQLKCQGYELPTMVVTGCGCQKCVETRVIVRGRAVAADTGEPMRFGHVYINGARVSRTGYKGTFSIQVPHDTERLVMTFVDNMDKFVNTTKVLPFNTKGGAVYHEIKLLRKKEPVTISSTELNTLQLGEVEGQDPIAEIQIPPNSFYKQSGEVFVGNVKASITFLDARDVSTAAAAQSDLNFVGDEGDTLPLRTYGMFSVDFRDEEAGEPLNAGEVKVKMDSTQVKMPEHLDTMKLWSLNPDTGMWEEEGSFQMEKKQRGKREERTFLIGNMEIRERRLFNLDVPENRRCYIKVRGFRSDRFMASEQVEGVVVTLINMEPTAGYSSNPRAWGRFDSVITGPNGACLPAFCDDQKADAYSAHVMANMGGEELEAVPSAPKFNPNIIGVPQPYLGKLNYRRSDHNDPRLKKTAFSINVAKPSPNTAEELNGPVYSFDQLKECEEAPFTAGHFRFTRVEGDRYDYNTVPFNEDDPMSWTEDYLSWWPKPMEYRACYVKVKINGPHEINMRSRNQGGTHPKTVGQLYGLRDTRSIRDMDQSTVSAVCLEFKCSGMLYDQDRVDRTLVKVIPQGSCKRDNVNSMLQEYLINHLPLAVNNDTNEFTMLAPLDPLGHNYGIYTVTDQDPRTAKEIALGRCFDGTSDGTSRVMKSNEGVALTFTCGNREVTRQSVFQALQNSPGQSSARAVRDGRGRKQRAGANALRNSRRRSTRNPTDTRTSG, encoded by the exons ATGTGCTGCCTGTCAACATGGGCTCTCCTCCTAGCTCTGGGAGTCACCACTACGGCACAAG ATAACTATGAGTGGACCACTTGGTTCAACGTGGACCACCCTGGAGGTCGAGGAGACTATGAGCAGTTGGATGCTATCCGTTTCTACTACCGTGCGCGGGTGTGTGACGCCCCCTGGGCCCTAGAGGCTCGCACCACTGACTGGATCTCCGCTCGCAACACGGGGGAGAAGATCCACGCAGACCCTAACCTGGGCTTCTGGTGCGCCAACGCTGAGCAGGCCCCTGGCCGCAACTGCTCCAACTACGCTGTGCGCTTCCTGTGCCCTAAAGGTCAGTCTG GCAACACTGGGTCAGAAGGCTCTCAGGATGCCTGGGGTCCTTGGTCAGACTGGAGCCATTGCGCTGCCAAGTGTGGTCAGGTGGCAATGCAGGTGCGCTCCAGGAAATGCCAGTCCCAGCCTAAGCAGTGGGATAAGCAGTGCAGTGGACCTACAGTGGAGGGTAGAGCCTGCAAAGGACCTGAATGCCCTGGGACTG GTTGCACACTGCACTGTGAGATGGGTAGGGTGAATGCGGAGTGTGACGCCTGCATGTGTCAGGACCACATTATACTGGGCTCTGTCCGCAGTGCTGGAGGTCTCCCTGCCCCAGGGGCCACCATCCTCCGCTTCGGCCCCAGCTCCAAACTCCTCACCCTCACTGACCACAATGGACACTTCCGCGTCCCAGGGATCTGTCCCGACGGCAACACCACACTGACCATCCAGCTGCGGAACCACGCCCCTCACACAGTCACTGTGCCCCACAGCACCGAACACACCTCTGTCCTCAGTATCATGCTGAAAAGAGCAG AGAAGCTCCATGTGGTGAAGAACCCTGAGAACAAGGCAAGAAGAGAGGGCCAGACAGCTGCTCTCTGCTGCAAAGTGGGTGGATCACCAGAGCCAGAAGAGTACCAGTG GTTTCACAACGGCAGCCTGCTGGACAGGAAGCAGCTGAACTATGACAGCACACTGGTCTTAAGAAACCTGAGCATGGAGCAGACTGGGGAGTACTACTGCAGAGCCAGCAACCAGGCTGGGGCCATCAAGTCCAAACCAGCCATAGTCACAGTCTTAG GTAAAGATCAACCTTCATGTAACCCAAAACCCGAATCCTACCTTATTCGCTTACCTCATGACTGCTATCAAAACAGCTCAGACTCACTCTATTACGACGTAGGAAAGTGCCTCTCAGGGACTTGTGCAGGACAGCTGGACAATGGAATCAGGTGCAAAGACTCAGTGGCATACTGCTGTGGGGTGGCAAAGATGGAGGAGAAACAACTGAAATGCCAGGGCTATGAACTCCCCACCATGGTGGTGACCGGATGTGGCTGTCAGAAGTGTGTGGAGACCAGAGTCATTGTGCGTGGGCGGGCGGTGGCCGCAGACACTGGGGAGCCCATGAGATTTGGTCACGTGTACATCAATGGAGCCAGAGTCAGCCGCACAGGCTACAAAGGCACCTTCTCCATCCAGGTCCCCCATGACACTGAGAGGCTGGTGATGACCTTTGTGGACAACATGGATAAGTTCGTCAACACCACCAAGGTTCTTCCATTCAACACCAAAGGGGGCGCCGTCTACCATGAGATCAAGCTTTTGAGGAAGAAGGAACCAGTGACCATCAGCTCAACAGAGCTCAACACTCTTcagctgggagaggtggagggccAGGATCCTATTGCTGAGATACAGATCCCACCCAACTCCTTCTACAAGCAGAGTGGAGAAGTATTTGTGGGTAATGTGAAGGCTAGCATCACCTTTCTGGACGCTAGAGACGTGTCCACAGCAGCAGCCGCACAGAGTGACCTCAACTTCGTAGGAGATGAAGGTGACACCTTGCCCCTAAGAACCTATGGTATGTTCTCAGTTGACTTCAGGGACGAGGAGGCCGGAGAACCACTGAACGCCGGAGAGGTGAAGGTGAAAATGGACTCAACACAGGTGAAAATGCCTGAGCACCTGGACACCATGAAGCTGTGGTCCTTGAACCCCGACACAGGcatgtgggaggaggaggggagcttCCAGATGGAGAAGAAGCAACGTGGTAAAAGGGAAGAGAGGACCTTCCTCATTGGGAACATggagatcagagagaggaggctgtttaACCTGGACGTCCCAGAGAACAGGAGGTGTTACATCAAGGTGCGAGGCTTCCGCAGCGATCGCTTCATGGCCAGCGAGCAGGTAGAAGGAGTGGTGGTGACCCTGATCAACATGGAGCCCACTGCAGGTTACTCCTCCAACCCTCGTGCCTGGGGACGCTTTGACAGCGTAATCACTGGCCCCAAtggtgcctgtctgcctgccttctGCGACGACCAGAAAGCTGACGCATATTCTGCCCATGTCATGGCCAACATGGGAGGAGAAGAACTCGAGGCAGTCCCATCTGCTCCCAAGTTTAACCCCAACATCATTGGAGTCCCTCAGCCATACCTGGGCAAGCTGAACTACAGACGGTCAGACCACAATGACCCCAGGTTAAAGAAGACAGCCTTCAGCATCAATGTGGCCAAGCCCAGCCCAAACACAGCTGAAGAGCTCAACGGACCTGTGTACTCATTTGACCAACTGAAAGAGTGTGAGGAAGCCCCATTTACTGCAGGCCACTTCCGCTTcaccagagtggagggagatcgCTACGATTACAACACAGTGCCTTTCAACGAAGACGATCCTATGAGCTGGACAGAAGACTACCTGAGCTGGTGGCCCAAGCCCATGGAGTACCGAGCCTGCTATGTCAAGGTCAAGATCAATGGTCCCCATGAGATCAACATGCGCTCCCGAAACCAGGGCGGCACTCACCCCAAGACCGTTGGCCAACTGTATGGCCTCCGCGACACCCGCAGCATCCGCGACATGGACCAGTCCACCGTCTCTGCTGTGTGCCTGGAGTTCAAGTGCAGCGGCATGCTCTACGACCAGGACCGAGTGGACCGCACTCTGGTGAAGGTGATCCCTCAGGGCAGCTGTAAGAGGGACAATGTTAACTCCATGCTTCAAGAGTACCTAATTAATCACCTGCCTCTAGCCGTCAACAACGACACCAATGAGTTCACAATGCTGGCACCACTGGACCCTCTGGGCCACAACTATGGCATCTACACAGTGACAGACCAGGACCCCCGCACAGCTAAAGAGATAGCACTGGGACGCTGCTTTGATGGCACCTCTGACGGCACTTCCCGTGTCATGAAGAGCAACGAGGGAGTGGCACTTACCTTTACCTGTGGCAACCGTGAGGTGACCCGTCAAAGCGTGTTCCAGGCTCTGCAGAACTCCCCCGGGCAGTCTTCGGCGAGGGCAGTGAGGGATGGCCGAGGCAGGAAGCAGAGAGCAGGGGCCAACGCACTCCGCAACAGCCGTAGACGCAGTACTCGGAATCCCACTGACACACGCACCTCAGGCTAA
- the LOC112263635 gene encoding cartilage intermediate layer protein 1 isoform X1 — MCCLSTWALLLALGVTTTAQGTWRRDSLRAARQNNPAVYHSEDNYEWTTWFNVDHPGGRGDYEQLDAIRFYYRARVCDAPWALEARTTDWISARNTGEKIHADPNLGFWCANAEQAPGRNCSNYAVRFLCPKGQSGNTGSEGSQDAWGPWSDWSHCAAKCGQVAMQVRSRKCQSQPKQWDKQCSGPTVEGRACKGPECPGTGCTLHCEMGRVNAECDACMCQDHIILGSVRSAGGLPAPGATILRFGPSSKLLTLTDHNGHFRVPGICPDGNTTLTIQLRNHAPHTVTVPHSTEHTSVLSIMLKRAEKLHVVKNPENKARREGQTAALCCKVGGSPEPEEYQWFHNGSLLDRKQLNYDSTLVLRNLSMEQTGEYYCRASNQAGAIKSKPAIVTVLGKDQPSCNPKPESYLIRLPHDCYQNSSDSLYYDVGKCLSGTCAGQLDNGIRCKDSVAYCCGVAKMEEKQLKCQGYELPTMVVTGCGCQKCVETRVIVRGRAVAADTGEPMRFGHVYINGARVSRTGYKGTFSIQVPHDTERLVMTFVDNMDKFVNTTKVLPFNTKGGAVYHEIKLLRKKEPVTISSTELNTLQLGEVEGQDPIAEIQIPPNSFYKQSGEVFVGNVKASITFLDARDVSTAAAAQSDLNFVGDEGDTLPLRTYGMFSVDFRDEEAGEPLNAGEVKVKMDSTQVKMPEHLDTMKLWSLNPDTGMWEEEGSFQMEKKQRGKREERTFLIGNMEIRERRLFNLDVPENRRCYIKVRGFRSDRFMASEQVEGVVVTLINMEPTAGYSSNPRAWGRFDSVITGPNGACLPAFCDDQKADAYSAHVMANMGGEELEAVPSAPKFNPNIIGVPQPYLGKLNYRRSDHNDPRLKKTAFSINVAKPSPNTAEELNGPVYSFDQLKECEEAPFTAGHFRFTRVEGDRYDYNTVPFNEDDPMSWTEDYLSWWPKPMEYRACYVKVKINGPHEINMRSRNQGGTHPKTVGQLYGLRDTRSIRDMDQSTVSAVCLEFKCSGMLYDQDRVDRTLVKVIPQGSCKRDNVNSMLQEYLINHLPLAVNNDTNEFTMLAPLDPLGHNYGIYTVTDQDPRTAKEIALGRCFDGTSDGTSRVMKSNEGVALTFTCGNREVTRQSVFQALQNSPGQSSARAVRDGRGRKQRAGANALRNSRRRSTRNPTDTRTSG, encoded by the exons ATGTGCTGCCTGTCAACATGGGCTCTCCTCCTAGCTCTGGGAGTCACCACTACGGCACAAG gaacatggaggagagacagTTTGAGAGCTGCGAGACAAAACAACCCTGCAGTGTACCACTCTGAAG ATAACTATGAGTGGACCACTTGGTTCAACGTGGACCACCCTGGAGGTCGAGGAGACTATGAGCAGTTGGATGCTATCCGTTTCTACTACCGTGCGCGGGTGTGTGACGCCCCCTGGGCCCTAGAGGCTCGCACCACTGACTGGATCTCCGCTCGCAACACGGGGGAGAAGATCCACGCAGACCCTAACCTGGGCTTCTGGTGCGCCAACGCTGAGCAGGCCCCTGGCCGCAACTGCTCCAACTACGCTGTGCGCTTCCTGTGCCCTAAAGGTCAGTCTG GCAACACTGGGTCAGAAGGCTCTCAGGATGCCTGGGGTCCTTGGTCAGACTGGAGCCATTGCGCTGCCAAGTGTGGTCAGGTGGCAATGCAGGTGCGCTCCAGGAAATGCCAGTCCCAGCCTAAGCAGTGGGATAAGCAGTGCAGTGGACCTACAGTGGAGGGTAGAGCCTGCAAAGGACCTGAATGCCCTGGGACTG GTTGCACACTGCACTGTGAGATGGGTAGGGTGAATGCGGAGTGTGACGCCTGCATGTGTCAGGACCACATTATACTGGGCTCTGTCCGCAGTGCTGGAGGTCTCCCTGCCCCAGGGGCCACCATCCTCCGCTTCGGCCCCAGCTCCAAACTCCTCACCCTCACTGACCACAATGGACACTTCCGCGTCCCAGGGATCTGTCCCGACGGCAACACCACACTGACCATCCAGCTGCGGAACCACGCCCCTCACACAGTCACTGTGCCCCACAGCACCGAACACACCTCTGTCCTCAGTATCATGCTGAAAAGAGCAG AGAAGCTCCATGTGGTGAAGAACCCTGAGAACAAGGCAAGAAGAGAGGGCCAGACAGCTGCTCTCTGCTGCAAAGTGGGTGGATCACCAGAGCCAGAAGAGTACCAGTG GTTTCACAACGGCAGCCTGCTGGACAGGAAGCAGCTGAACTATGACAGCACACTGGTCTTAAGAAACCTGAGCATGGAGCAGACTGGGGAGTACTACTGCAGAGCCAGCAACCAGGCTGGGGCCATCAAGTCCAAACCAGCCATAGTCACAGTCTTAG GTAAAGATCAACCTTCATGTAACCCAAAACCCGAATCCTACCTTATTCGCTTACCTCATGACTGCTATCAAAACAGCTCAGACTCACTCTATTACGACGTAGGAAAGTGCCTCTCAGGGACTTGTGCAGGACAGCTGGACAATGGAATCAGGTGCAAAGACTCAGTGGCATACTGCTGTGGGGTGGCAAAGATGGAGGAGAAACAACTGAAATGCCAGGGCTATGAACTCCCCACCATGGTGGTGACCGGATGTGGCTGTCAGAAGTGTGTGGAGACCAGAGTCATTGTGCGTGGGCGGGCGGTGGCCGCAGACACTGGGGAGCCCATGAGATTTGGTCACGTGTACATCAATGGAGCCAGAGTCAGCCGCACAGGCTACAAAGGCACCTTCTCCATCCAGGTCCCCCATGACACTGAGAGGCTGGTGATGACCTTTGTGGACAACATGGATAAGTTCGTCAACACCACCAAGGTTCTTCCATTCAACACCAAAGGGGGCGCCGTCTACCATGAGATCAAGCTTTTGAGGAAGAAGGAACCAGTGACCATCAGCTCAACAGAGCTCAACACTCTTcagctgggagaggtggagggccAGGATCCTATTGCTGAGATACAGATCCCACCCAACTCCTTCTACAAGCAGAGTGGAGAAGTATTTGTGGGTAATGTGAAGGCTAGCATCACCTTTCTGGACGCTAGAGACGTGTCCACAGCAGCAGCCGCACAGAGTGACCTCAACTTCGTAGGAGATGAAGGTGACACCTTGCCCCTAAGAACCTATGGTATGTTCTCAGTTGACTTCAGGGACGAGGAGGCCGGAGAACCACTGAACGCCGGAGAGGTGAAGGTGAAAATGGACTCAACACAGGTGAAAATGCCTGAGCACCTGGACACCATGAAGCTGTGGTCCTTGAACCCCGACACAGGcatgtgggaggaggaggggagcttCCAGATGGAGAAGAAGCAACGTGGTAAAAGGGAAGAGAGGACCTTCCTCATTGGGAACATggagatcagagagaggaggctgtttaACCTGGACGTCCCAGAGAACAGGAGGTGTTACATCAAGGTGCGAGGCTTCCGCAGCGATCGCTTCATGGCCAGCGAGCAGGTAGAAGGAGTGGTGGTGACCCTGATCAACATGGAGCCCACTGCAGGTTACTCCTCCAACCCTCGTGCCTGGGGACGCTTTGACAGCGTAATCACTGGCCCCAAtggtgcctgtctgcctgccttctGCGACGACCAGAAAGCTGACGCATATTCTGCCCATGTCATGGCCAACATGGGAGGAGAAGAACTCGAGGCAGTCCCATCTGCTCCCAAGTTTAACCCCAACATCATTGGAGTCCCTCAGCCATACCTGGGCAAGCTGAACTACAGACGGTCAGACCACAATGACCCCAGGTTAAAGAAGACAGCCTTCAGCATCAATGTGGCCAAGCCCAGCCCAAACACAGCTGAAGAGCTCAACGGACCTGTGTACTCATTTGACCAACTGAAAGAGTGTGAGGAAGCCCCATTTACTGCAGGCCACTTCCGCTTcaccagagtggagggagatcgCTACGATTACAACACAGTGCCTTTCAACGAAGACGATCCTATGAGCTGGACAGAAGACTACCTGAGCTGGTGGCCCAAGCCCATGGAGTACCGAGCCTGCTATGTCAAGGTCAAGATCAATGGTCCCCATGAGATCAACATGCGCTCCCGAAACCAGGGCGGCACTCACCCCAAGACCGTTGGCCAACTGTATGGCCTCCGCGACACCCGCAGCATCCGCGACATGGACCAGTCCACCGTCTCTGCTGTGTGCCTGGAGTTCAAGTGCAGCGGCATGCTCTACGACCAGGACCGAGTGGACCGCACTCTGGTGAAGGTGATCCCTCAGGGCAGCTGTAAGAGGGACAATGTTAACTCCATGCTTCAAGAGTACCTAATTAATCACCTGCCTCTAGCCGTCAACAACGACACCAATGAGTTCACAATGCTGGCACCACTGGACCCTCTGGGCCACAACTATGGCATCTACACAGTGACAGACCAGGACCCCCGCACAGCTAAAGAGATAGCACTGGGACGCTGCTTTGATGGCACCTCTGACGGCACTTCCCGTGTCATGAAGAGCAACGAGGGAGTGGCACTTACCTTTACCTGTGGCAACCGTGAGGTGACCCGTCAAAGCGTGTTCCAGGCTCTGCAGAACTCCCCCGGGCAGTCTTCGGCGAGGGCAGTGAGGGATGGCCGAGGCAGGAAGCAGAGAGCAGGGGCCAACGCACTCCGCAACAGCCGTAGACGCAGTACTCGGAATCCCACTGACACACGCACCTCAGGCTAA
- the LOC112263635 gene encoding cartilage intermediate layer protein 1 isoform X2: MCCLSTWALLLALGVTTTAQGTWRRDSLRAARQNNPAVYHSEDNYEWTTWFNVDHPGGRGDYEQLDAIRFYYRARVCDAPWALEARTTDWISARNTGEKIHADPNLGFWCANAEQAPGRNCSNYAVRFLCPKGNTGSEGSQDAWGPWSDWSHCAAKCGQVAMQVRSRKCQSQPKQWDKQCSGPTVEGRACKGPECPGTGCTLHCEMGRVNAECDACMCQDHIILGSVRSAGGLPAPGATILRFGPSSKLLTLTDHNGHFRVPGICPDGNTTLTIQLRNHAPHTVTVPHSTEHTSVLSIMLKRAEKLHVVKNPENKARREGQTAALCCKVGGSPEPEEYQWFHNGSLLDRKQLNYDSTLVLRNLSMEQTGEYYCRASNQAGAIKSKPAIVTVLGKDQPSCNPKPESYLIRLPHDCYQNSSDSLYYDVGKCLSGTCAGQLDNGIRCKDSVAYCCGVAKMEEKQLKCQGYELPTMVVTGCGCQKCVETRVIVRGRAVAADTGEPMRFGHVYINGARVSRTGYKGTFSIQVPHDTERLVMTFVDNMDKFVNTTKVLPFNTKGGAVYHEIKLLRKKEPVTISSTELNTLQLGEVEGQDPIAEIQIPPNSFYKQSGEVFVGNVKASITFLDARDVSTAAAAQSDLNFVGDEGDTLPLRTYGMFSVDFRDEEAGEPLNAGEVKVKMDSTQVKMPEHLDTMKLWSLNPDTGMWEEEGSFQMEKKQRGKREERTFLIGNMEIRERRLFNLDVPENRRCYIKVRGFRSDRFMASEQVEGVVVTLINMEPTAGYSSNPRAWGRFDSVITGPNGACLPAFCDDQKADAYSAHVMANMGGEELEAVPSAPKFNPNIIGVPQPYLGKLNYRRSDHNDPRLKKTAFSINVAKPSPNTAEELNGPVYSFDQLKECEEAPFTAGHFRFTRVEGDRYDYNTVPFNEDDPMSWTEDYLSWWPKPMEYRACYVKVKINGPHEINMRSRNQGGTHPKTVGQLYGLRDTRSIRDMDQSTVSAVCLEFKCSGMLYDQDRVDRTLVKVIPQGSCKRDNVNSMLQEYLINHLPLAVNNDTNEFTMLAPLDPLGHNYGIYTVTDQDPRTAKEIALGRCFDGTSDGTSRVMKSNEGVALTFTCGNREVTRQSVFQALQNSPGQSSARAVRDGRGRKQRAGANALRNSRRRSTRNPTDTRTSG; the protein is encoded by the exons ATGTGCTGCCTGTCAACATGGGCTCTCCTCCTAGCTCTGGGAGTCACCACTACGGCACAAG gaacatggaggagagacagTTTGAGAGCTGCGAGACAAAACAACCCTGCAGTGTACCACTCTGAAG ATAACTATGAGTGGACCACTTGGTTCAACGTGGACCACCCTGGAGGTCGAGGAGACTATGAGCAGTTGGATGCTATCCGTTTCTACTACCGTGCGCGGGTGTGTGACGCCCCCTGGGCCCTAGAGGCTCGCACCACTGACTGGATCTCCGCTCGCAACACGGGGGAGAAGATCCACGCAGACCCTAACCTGGGCTTCTGGTGCGCCAACGCTGAGCAGGCCCCTGGCCGCAACTGCTCCAACTACGCTGTGCGCTTCCTGTGCCCTAAAG GCAACACTGGGTCAGAAGGCTCTCAGGATGCCTGGGGTCCTTGGTCAGACTGGAGCCATTGCGCTGCCAAGTGTGGTCAGGTGGCAATGCAGGTGCGCTCCAGGAAATGCCAGTCCCAGCCTAAGCAGTGGGATAAGCAGTGCAGTGGACCTACAGTGGAGGGTAGAGCCTGCAAAGGACCTGAATGCCCTGGGACTG GTTGCACACTGCACTGTGAGATGGGTAGGGTGAATGCGGAGTGTGACGCCTGCATGTGTCAGGACCACATTATACTGGGCTCTGTCCGCAGTGCTGGAGGTCTCCCTGCCCCAGGGGCCACCATCCTCCGCTTCGGCCCCAGCTCCAAACTCCTCACCCTCACTGACCACAATGGACACTTCCGCGTCCCAGGGATCTGTCCCGACGGCAACACCACACTGACCATCCAGCTGCGGAACCACGCCCCTCACACAGTCACTGTGCCCCACAGCACCGAACACACCTCTGTCCTCAGTATCATGCTGAAAAGAGCAG AGAAGCTCCATGTGGTGAAGAACCCTGAGAACAAGGCAAGAAGAGAGGGCCAGACAGCTGCTCTCTGCTGCAAAGTGGGTGGATCACCAGAGCCAGAAGAGTACCAGTG GTTTCACAACGGCAGCCTGCTGGACAGGAAGCAGCTGAACTATGACAGCACACTGGTCTTAAGAAACCTGAGCATGGAGCAGACTGGGGAGTACTACTGCAGAGCCAGCAACCAGGCTGGGGCCATCAAGTCCAAACCAGCCATAGTCACAGTCTTAG GTAAAGATCAACCTTCATGTAACCCAAAACCCGAATCCTACCTTATTCGCTTACCTCATGACTGCTATCAAAACAGCTCAGACTCACTCTATTACGACGTAGGAAAGTGCCTCTCAGGGACTTGTGCAGGACAGCTGGACAATGGAATCAGGTGCAAAGACTCAGTGGCATACTGCTGTGGGGTGGCAAAGATGGAGGAGAAACAACTGAAATGCCAGGGCTATGAACTCCCCACCATGGTGGTGACCGGATGTGGCTGTCAGAAGTGTGTGGAGACCAGAGTCATTGTGCGTGGGCGGGCGGTGGCCGCAGACACTGGGGAGCCCATGAGATTTGGTCACGTGTACATCAATGGAGCCAGAGTCAGCCGCACAGGCTACAAAGGCACCTTCTCCATCCAGGTCCCCCATGACACTGAGAGGCTGGTGATGACCTTTGTGGACAACATGGATAAGTTCGTCAACACCACCAAGGTTCTTCCATTCAACACCAAAGGGGGCGCCGTCTACCATGAGATCAAGCTTTTGAGGAAGAAGGAACCAGTGACCATCAGCTCAACAGAGCTCAACACTCTTcagctgggagaggtggagggccAGGATCCTATTGCTGAGATACAGATCCCACCCAACTCCTTCTACAAGCAGAGTGGAGAAGTATTTGTGGGTAATGTGAAGGCTAGCATCACCTTTCTGGACGCTAGAGACGTGTCCACAGCAGCAGCCGCACAGAGTGACCTCAACTTCGTAGGAGATGAAGGTGACACCTTGCCCCTAAGAACCTATGGTATGTTCTCAGTTGACTTCAGGGACGAGGAGGCCGGAGAACCACTGAACGCCGGAGAGGTGAAGGTGAAAATGGACTCAACACAGGTGAAAATGCCTGAGCACCTGGACACCATGAAGCTGTGGTCCTTGAACCCCGACACAGGcatgtgggaggaggaggggagcttCCAGATGGAGAAGAAGCAACGTGGTAAAAGGGAAGAGAGGACCTTCCTCATTGGGAACATggagatcagagagaggaggctgtttaACCTGGACGTCCCAGAGAACAGGAGGTGTTACATCAAGGTGCGAGGCTTCCGCAGCGATCGCTTCATGGCCAGCGAGCAGGTAGAAGGAGTGGTGGTGACCCTGATCAACATGGAGCCCACTGCAGGTTACTCCTCCAACCCTCGTGCCTGGGGACGCTTTGACAGCGTAATCACTGGCCCCAAtggtgcctgtctgcctgccttctGCGACGACCAGAAAGCTGACGCATATTCTGCCCATGTCATGGCCAACATGGGAGGAGAAGAACTCGAGGCAGTCCCATCTGCTCCCAAGTTTAACCCCAACATCATTGGAGTCCCTCAGCCATACCTGGGCAAGCTGAACTACAGACGGTCAGACCACAATGACCCCAGGTTAAAGAAGACAGCCTTCAGCATCAATGTGGCCAAGCCCAGCCCAAACACAGCTGAAGAGCTCAACGGACCTGTGTACTCATTTGACCAACTGAAAGAGTGTGAGGAAGCCCCATTTACTGCAGGCCACTTCCGCTTcaccagagtggagggagatcgCTACGATTACAACACAGTGCCTTTCAACGAAGACGATCCTATGAGCTGGACAGAAGACTACCTGAGCTGGTGGCCCAAGCCCATGGAGTACCGAGCCTGCTATGTCAAGGTCAAGATCAATGGTCCCCATGAGATCAACATGCGCTCCCGAAACCAGGGCGGCACTCACCCCAAGACCGTTGGCCAACTGTATGGCCTCCGCGACACCCGCAGCATCCGCGACATGGACCAGTCCACCGTCTCTGCTGTGTGCCTGGAGTTCAAGTGCAGCGGCATGCTCTACGACCAGGACCGAGTGGACCGCACTCTGGTGAAGGTGATCCCTCAGGGCAGCTGTAAGAGGGACAATGTTAACTCCATGCTTCAAGAGTACCTAATTAATCACCTGCCTCTAGCCGTCAACAACGACACCAATGAGTTCACAATGCTGGCACCACTGGACCCTCTGGGCCACAACTATGGCATCTACACAGTGACAGACCAGGACCCCCGCACAGCTAAAGAGATAGCACTGGGACGCTGCTTTGATGGCACCTCTGACGGCACTTCCCGTGTCATGAAGAGCAACGAGGGAGTGGCACTTACCTTTACCTGTGGCAACCGTGAGGTGACCCGTCAAAGCGTGTTCCAGGCTCTGCAGAACTCCCCCGGGCAGTCTTCGGCGAGGGCAGTGAGGGATGGCCGAGGCAGGAAGCAGAGAGCAGGGGCCAACGCACTCCGCAACAGCCGTAGACGCAGTACTCGGAATCCCACTGACACACGCACCTCAGGCTAA